The Pseudomonadota bacterium genome has a window encoding:
- a CDS encoding LamG-like jellyroll fold domain-containing protein, whose protein sequence is MQHAYGTATVAATMMMVSLGAVAEDYTPDIAELDERTGLSFAGHPAFNLGEGGTLEFWVAPGWTDDPGYDPVVLSSETDDNFSFVIAMLGDRTGLTVQTGDGYGEVAFNFDDGVMHHVAIVNLQGSMVVVVDGQPLDEMTFGLPNEVPRMLWIGSINGEGLPFVGAVGGFRVWDVAVELEELVVFALLDPLDPEFPHPDLSALSAYSNLASNTFEISDLLWDDDKEDSTADTVMEAGE, encoded by the coding sequence ATGCAACACGCCTATGGAACTGCGACCGTAGCCGCCACGATGATGATGGTGTCACTCGGTGCCGTCGCAGAGGACTACACCCCCGACATCGCGGAGCTAGACGAACGCACGGGGTTGTCCTTTGCAGGGCATCCGGCTTTCAATCTAGGCGAGGGAGGCACCCTCGAATTCTGGGTAGCCCCGGGATGGACAGATGACCCCGGCTATGACCCGGTGGTGCTGTCCAGCGAAACCGACGACAACTTCAGTTTCGTCATCGCCATGCTCGGCGACAGGACCGGCCTCACGGTACAGACGGGCGACGGCTACGGGGAAGTGGCCTTCAATTTCGACGACGGTGTGATGCACCACGTCGCCATCGTCAATCTCCAGGGGTCGATGGTGGTGGTCGTCGACGGTCAGCCGCTCGATGAGATGACCTTCGGCTTACCGAACGAAGTGCCTCGGATGCTGTGGATCGGCAGCATCAATGGCGAAGGGCTGCCGTTCGTTGGTGCGGTTGGTGGGTTCCGCGTCTGGGATGTCGCCGTGGAGCTCGAGGAGCTTGTCGTCTTCGCCCTGCTCGATCCCCTGGACCCCGAGTTTCCACATCCAGATCTCTCAGCCCTAAGTGCCTACAGCAACCTGGCCAGCAACACGTTCGAGATCTCGGATTTGCTTTGGGACGACGACAAAGAGGATTCAACCGCAGACACTGTGATGGAGGCAGGCGAATGA
- a CDS encoding MAC/perforin domain-containing protein, with translation MRATPLILIACVLAVGLSAVPVNAQMPANLPYESSATRSEGLGIDGDWTIREIGKRIRIDRGIAYALDPWVHAVLWRVNPGMVVMQNIEPTTNGRYEADDLPLQGRSTMTVQADGTIRVLVAGAFGPVNLVLEPVPDVATLAQAELSRSTVASTDASPRSPAPVPIGRRRPLQEDLPEFRSWESFTGCDGDDEAVPEAESPRERMQNANRVDKIAQRRFASFSLDDIQSGAGGDIIDQRCWFRIDGVWRELGNITLDRAKDRPKVWGSDSPELIVLANGNYTTPQFLFIGSVGSDDEVLYVAEAFSDTGFARFTSSDGLTLEETLQRGGPIKRYTADTRFQLGQSLTLDVTRSGRVRLRLGDTTYVRPSPGVSKTTMSNQIAANDAFLLGYNLENLSASRRGYDVVKQDPFFLLENPKFDVFAEAGPQAYVITEKRTVPLGLTLIQEATQGMVFNKSAVSSGQELQTTLSLAMGANVKGNGYAMGVPVETSMSVDATASAMASWESNKTVAQAIGFSRAKQYALVVDHPYATLSDDFLDAVEDARRYANFTAIIDNFGTHYPYAVTYGAAAKVTHSFTEDAWRKAAEVNVGYKVSAGAETLGSGGSGYFGANAGLRTGSSGSVGEEGATFVAVGGNGSWNENGYSAGPTPYPILMDLRPLYELLNPLNFPNEPEIYQGVREELRLHTEAYIAKFANRISDRSLLPLVEPKKDEPIETWRIYVRQIWCTDGKIGMVSDVEGTLSLDGFIGANRDRYATTKDKKLTVVCKKKKQSKTYKYKSGAAGMLEIQGTRAQIAAYTIALELDWHYLPFGKKHPKNSKKNYKQPGALKSGLSPGTSKDYRWTVGKKANPDFTLSLRMKRIN, from the coding sequence ATGCGTGCTACCCCTCTGATACTTATCGCATGCGTGCTCGCGGTCGGTCTGTCTGCAGTACCCGTAAACGCCCAGATGCCGGCCAACCTGCCGTACGAATCCAGTGCCACCAGAAGCGAGGGCCTCGGCATCGATGGCGATTGGACGATCCGTGAGATCGGCAAGCGCATCCGCATCGATCGCGGTATTGCCTATGCGCTGGACCCCTGGGTCCATGCGGTCCTGTGGCGGGTCAATCCGGGCATGGTGGTGATGCAAAACATCGAGCCCACCACCAACGGTCGGTACGAGGCCGATGACCTGCCCCTGCAAGGGCGGTCCACGATGACCGTGCAAGCGGATGGCACGATCCGCGTGTTGGTCGCGGGCGCGTTTGGTCCGGTCAACCTCGTGCTTGAGCCAGTGCCTGATGTCGCGACCCTCGCGCAGGCCGAGCTATCCCGGTCGACCGTCGCCTCGACCGACGCATCGCCGCGTTCTCCCGCACCGGTCCCGATCGGTCGTCGTCGTCCTCTGCAGGAAGATCTCCCCGAGTTTCGATCCTGGGAGTCCTTCACTGGGTGCGACGGCGATGACGAGGCGGTACCGGAGGCCGAGTCGCCCCGCGAACGCATGCAGAACGCCAATCGCGTCGACAAGATCGCCCAGCGGCGCTTTGCCAGCTTCTCCCTCGACGACATCCAGTCCGGGGCGGGCGGCGACATCATCGACCAACGGTGCTGGTTCCGTATCGACGGTGTGTGGCGAGAGCTCGGCAACATCACGCTGGATCGCGCCAAGGACCGTCCCAAGGTCTGGGGCAGTGACTCGCCCGAGCTGATCGTCCTCGCCAACGGCAACTACACGACACCGCAGTTTCTCTTCATCGGCAGCGTCGGCAGCGATGACGAGGTGCTCTACGTGGCTGAAGCATTCTCGGATACGGGCTTCGCCCGCTTCACCAGCAGCGATGGTCTCACCCTCGAAGAGACGTTGCAGCGTGGCGGCCCGATCAAGCGCTACACCGCCGACACGCGCTTTCAACTCGGGCAGTCGTTGACCCTGGATGTCACGCGATCCGGGCGCGTACGGCTAAGGCTTGGTGACACCACCTACGTGCGACCGAGCCCGGGGGTATCGAAGACGACGATGTCCAATCAGATCGCCGCCAACGACGCCTTCCTGCTCGGCTACAACCTGGAGAACCTGTCGGCCAGTCGGCGAGGCTACGACGTCGTGAAGCAGGATCCTTTCTTCCTGCTCGAGAATCCGAAGTTCGACGTGTTCGCGGAAGCCGGACCGCAGGCGTACGTCATCACCGAAAAGCGCACCGTGCCGCTCGGGCTGACCCTGATCCAGGAAGCCACCCAGGGCATGGTGTTCAACAAGTCGGCGGTGTCGTCCGGCCAGGAGCTGCAGACGACGTTGTCCCTGGCCATGGGCGCCAACGTCAAGGGCAACGGCTACGCCATGGGCGTGCCGGTAGAAACGTCGATGTCCGTCGATGCCACGGCATCGGCAATGGCCAGCTGGGAAAGCAATAAGACCGTGGCTCAGGCAATCGGCTTTTCCAGGGCCAAGCAGTACGCGCTGGTCGTCGACCACCCCTACGCCACCTTGTCCGATGACTTCCTCGACGCGGTCGAGGACGCGAGGCGCTACGCGAACTTCACGGCGATCATCGACAACTTCGGCACGCACTACCCCTATGCCGTCACCTACGGTGCCGCGGCCAAGGTCACACACTCATTTACCGAAGACGCCTGGCGAAAAGCCGCCGAGGTCAACGTGGGCTACAAGGTGTCCGCCGGCGCGGAGACGCTCGGCTCGGGCGGCTCGGGGTACTTCGGTGCCAATGCCGGCCTGCGCACGGGCAGCTCCGGTTCGGTGGGCGAAGAGGGGGCCACCTTCGTCGCCGTCGGCGGCAACGGCTCGTGGAACGAAAACGGCTACAGCGCGGGGCCGACGCCGTATCCGATCCTGATGGATCTGCGGCCCTTGTACGAGCTCCTGAATCCGCTGAATTTCCCCAACGAGCCCGAGATCTACCAAGGCGTCCGCGAAGAGCTGCGCCTGCACACAGAGGCGTACATTGCGAAGTTCGCCAACCGCATCAGCGATCGCAGCCTCTTGCCGCTCGTGGAGCCGAAGAAGGACGAGCCGATAGAGACCTGGCGCATCTACGTGCGCCAGATCTGGTGCACGGACGGCAAGATCGGCATGGTGAGCGACGTCGAAGGCACCTTGAGCCTGGATGGCTTCATCGGCGCCAATCGCGACCGCTACGCGACGACCAAGGACAAGAAGCTCACGGTGGTCTGCAAAAAGAAGAAGCAAAGCAAGACCTACAAGTACAAGAGCGGCGCCGCCGGCATGCTCGAAATCCAGGGCACCCGGGCCCAGATCGCGGCGTACACGATCGCCCTCGAGTTGGACTGGCACTACCTGCCGTTCGGCAAGAAGCATCCGAAAAACAGCAAGAAGAACTACAAGCAACCCGGCGCACTCAAGAGCGGACTGAGCCCGGGCACAAGCAAAGACTACCGCTGGACGGTCGGCAAGAAAGCCAACCCGGACTTCACGCTTTCATTGCGGATGAAACGTATCAATTGA
- a CDS encoding ECF-type sigma factor, translated as MSDNDPREPITRLLRQWADGDDESLQELTPHVYRELHAIANQIFRRERADHTLQATALVNEAYARLIQSEVDWQDRGHFFSLAARLMRRVLVDYANARSAAKRGSDVRPLPLDDAIVVTPELGEEVLDLHEALEELAAHDERKAQILELNYFGGLTYADMAKVLGLSSSTLDREIRFAKAWLRTRLNQ; from the coding sequence ATGTCGGATAACGATCCCCGGGAACCGATCACCCGGCTGCTCCGTCAGTGGGCTGACGGCGACGACGAGAGCCTTCAGGAGCTGACCCCGCACGTCTATCGCGAGTTGCACGCCATCGCCAATCAGATCTTTCGGCGCGAGCGTGCCGATCACACCTTGCAGGCAACGGCGTTGGTCAACGAGGCCTACGCCCGGCTGATTCAGTCGGAGGTGGACTGGCAGGACCGCGGCCACTTCTTTTCGTTGGCGGCCCGGTTGATGCGTCGCGTGCTCGTCGACTACGCGAATGCCCGCTCCGCAGCGAAGCGGGGCAGCGATGTTCGCCCCCTGCCGCTGGACGATGCCATCGTCGTCACGCCCGAACTCGGTGAAGAGGTGCTCGACCTGCACGAGGCGCTTGAAGAGCTCGCCGCGCATGACGAGCGCAAGGCCCAGATTCTCGAGCTGAACTACTTCGGTGGGTTGACCTACGCCGACATGGCAAAGGTGCTGGGTCTTTCCAGCAGCACCCTCGACCGTGAAATTCGCTTCGCAAAAGCCTGGCTGCGAACCCGCCTGAATCAGTAG
- a CDS encoding tetratricopeptide repeat protein: MEKDRWDALQHHFHRLSEMDASERGAALDELSQQDSALADLLKSMINNDTRRSSVATGIVDSAREAILGATTHYEGAQIGPYRVVSFIARGGMGDVYLATRDDGTFEQQVAIKLVDPVRLPPDLVAHFNAERRILGKLDHPNIARILDAGATADGIPYLAMEFIDGVPLDQYCRLHRLPLARMLNIFLEVCGAVSHAHRMLVIHRDIKPANILVTADGTPKLLDFGISEFVGHDIERLLQTDAELTSRLMTPRFASPEQAAGLPTTTASDIYALGLLLHTLLTGHMPPDSDDPGALQQPSDAVLIPDADDDGAIDRKRRSAQLRGDLDSIVLKALAREPEMRYRTAERLASDIEHYLAGYPVAARPNTAPYVFGAFLKRNPGPVTVALGIVLASAAAFVFHNSQLAEERDRARLEADRATATAELLVEIFSHSDPDKRLGADITAKQILDRGAEMLQRNPEVQPEVRASLGFSVGSVYESLGLYDEAQQHLNDAIELQGDLSDQAGLAKSLALLGNTLYEVSELEAATEALERALAVNQALHPQDHTDVAKSLSELGHIQYARGDYERAESTFDQAIAMFERLGETSHASYAAVLHNLGQVRLMEGDLTAAERNFRLAYERTTATLGSQNSLTVTYMHNLAVALHGLGQYDDAEPLYLEVIERERELLGEAHPDREAAMTNLGRLYGDTNRLDEAERYLRQAVEHVIRTRGARHTFVAYDMVNLANLLTIKTEYAEAEAIFQSALGIYDEQLGEHHPYISSASLGYAALLNTVGRPNDTIAMSARAQTIITESLPSGHWLAANNDSILGEAYMLLNRLDDAEPLLRRGYDALAQARPGDRLTDNALRRLQTFERVRNAH, translated from the coding sequence ATGGAGAAGGACCGTTGGGATGCCCTGCAGCACCACTTCCACCGACTGTCGGAGATGGATGCTTCTGAGCGAGGCGCTGCACTAGATGAGCTGAGTCAGCAAGACAGTGCGCTGGCTGATCTCCTCAAGTCGATGATCAACAACGACACGAGGAGGTCATCGGTGGCTACCGGGATCGTCGACTCCGCGAGAGAGGCGATCCTCGGCGCAACGACACACTACGAAGGCGCGCAAATCGGTCCGTACCGGGTCGTTTCCTTCATCGCCCGCGGCGGCATGGGCGACGTCTACCTCGCCACCCGCGACGACGGCACCTTCGAGCAACAGGTGGCCATCAAGCTGGTCGATCCTGTACGCCTGCCGCCGGATCTGGTCGCCCACTTCAACGCAGAGCGGCGCATTCTCGGCAAGCTGGATCACCCGAACATCGCGAGAATTCTCGATGCCGGGGCAACCGCTGACGGCATACCGTACCTGGCCATGGAGTTCATTGACGGCGTGCCGCTGGATCAGTACTGCCGTCTGCATCGCTTGCCTCTAGCTCGCATGCTGAACATCTTCCTTGAGGTGTGCGGCGCCGTTAGCCACGCCCATCGGATGCTGGTGATTCATCGGGACATCAAGCCGGCCAACATCCTGGTCACGGCGGACGGCACGCCGAAGCTCCTCGATTTCGGCATCTCCGAGTTCGTTGGCCATGACATCGAACGCCTGCTGCAGACGGACGCCGAGCTCACGTCCAGGCTCATGACGCCACGCTTCGCGAGCCCCGAGCAAGCGGCCGGGTTGCCCACCACCACGGCTAGCGACATCTACGCGCTTGGGCTGCTACTGCATACCCTGTTGACCGGCCACATGCCGCCGGATTCCGATGATCCCGGCGCTTTGCAGCAACCGAGCGACGCCGTCCTGATACCGGACGCTGACGATGACGGCGCCATCGACCGGAAGAGGCGAAGCGCCCAACTGCGCGGCGACCTCGATAGCATCGTGTTGAAGGCCCTCGCCCGCGAACCGGAGATGCGCTACCGAACCGCCGAGCGTCTCGCCTCGGATATCGAGCACTATCTGGCCGGCTATCCGGTCGCGGCGCGACCGAACACAGCGCCCTACGTCTTCGGGGCGTTCCTGAAGCGAAACCCCGGGCCTGTCACCGTCGCCCTCGGCATCGTCCTCGCCAGTGCTGCCGCCTTCGTCTTTCACAACAGTCAGCTCGCCGAAGAACGAGATCGCGCTCGCCTCGAGGCAGACAGAGCCACGGCAACGGCGGAGCTTCTAGTCGAGATATTCAGTCACTCCGATCCTGACAAGCGTCTCGGCGCGGATATCACGGCGAAGCAGATCTTGGATCGCGGCGCTGAGATGCTGCAGCGAAATCCTGAAGTCCAGCCCGAAGTGCGCGCCAGCCTCGGATTCTCGGTGGGATCCGTTTACGAGAGTCTGGGTCTCTACGATGAGGCACAGCAGCACCTCAACGATGCGATTGAGCTGCAGGGAGACCTGTCCGACCAGGCCGGTTTGGCAAAGAGCTTGGCATTGCTCGGCAACACACTGTACGAAGTGAGCGAACTGGAAGCGGCCACCGAGGCGCTCGAGCGTGCCCTGGCCGTCAACCAGGCGCTGCACCCTCAGGACCACACTGATGTGGCGAAGAGTCTCAGCGAACTGGGGCACATTCAGTACGCCCGCGGCGACTACGAACGAGCCGAATCAACGTTCGACCAGGCGATCGCCATGTTCGAGCGCCTGGGCGAGACCTCTCATGCGTCTTACGCCGCGGTACTGCACAACCTCGGGCAGGTGCGGTTGATGGAAGGCGACCTGACGGCCGCCGAGCGAAACTTCCGTCTCGCCTACGAACGTACGACGGCCACGTTGGGGTCCCAAAACTCGTTGACCGTGACGTACATGCACAACCTGGCGGTGGCGCTGCATGGGCTGGGCCAATATGACGATGCGGAGCCGCTGTACCTGGAGGTGATCGAGCGGGAGAGAGAGCTACTCGGGGAAGCGCATCCAGACAGGGAAGCGGCGATGACCAACCTCGGGCGCCTGTACGGCGACACCAACCGCCTCGACGAGGCGGAACGGTATCTTCGCCAGGCCGTTGAGCACGTCATTCGCACCCGAGGTGCGAGGCACACCTTCGTCGCCTACGACATGGTCAACCTGGCGAACCTGCTCACGATCAAAACCGAGTACGCCGAAGCCGAGGCGATCTTCCAGTCCGCGCTGGGCATATACGATGAGCAACTTGGTGAGCACCATCCCTACATTTCGTCGGCCAGCCTCGGCTATGCGGCCCTGTTGAATACGGTCGGGAGGCCGAACGACACCATTGCCATGAGCGCCCGTGCGCAGACCATCATCACGGAATCGTTGCCGAGCGGTCATTGGCTGGCGGCGAACAACGACAGCATTCTGGGCGAAGCCTACATGTTGCTGAATCGACTCGACGACGCCGAGCCCCTGCTGCGACGTGGCTACGATGCGCTCGCTCAGGCGCGACCGGGCGATCGTTTGACCGACAACGCCCTGCGGCGGTTACAGACGTTCGAGCGGGTCAGGAATGCTCACTGA
- a CDS encoding choice-of-anchor H family protein: MKANTIALALAGLALTAVAENAPEPNAETLATQGLVSQREADLPVSTATVKPERGTGDKVARKGATIAPSQSLNLDFWVFDAFAVIRDDFDFDGFRTRIELTFDVDTIFDQADVYAVLYLSLEGGPWTEYGVTDTFRIFGASGADEYFFDADLVSGFPTGYYDVLIEVYDTFDGRLVADFGPEKSAALFDLPLESVALDASNSEPAVVVSSQGGGGSAGLISLGGLLAALGLRRRLGRKSSSD; encoded by the coding sequence ATGAAAGCAAACACTATCGCCCTCGCACTGGCGGGGCTAGCGCTAACGGCCGTCGCGGAGAACGCGCCCGAGCCCAATGCAGAGACGCTGGCGACTCAAGGGTTGGTCTCACAGCGTGAGGCTGATCTTCCCGTGAGCACGGCCACGGTAAAGCCCGAGCGGGGTACCGGCGACAAGGTCGCCCGAAAGGGGGCCACCATCGCGCCTAGCCAATCTCTAAATCTCGACTTTTGGGTGTTCGATGCCTTCGCCGTCATCCGCGATGACTTCGACTTCGACGGGTTCCGTACGCGTATCGAACTGACCTTCGATGTGGACACGATCTTCGATCAAGCCGACGTCTACGCCGTGCTGTATCTGTCGCTCGAAGGTGGCCCGTGGACCGAGTACGGCGTGACTGACACGTTCCGGATCTTCGGGGCCAGCGGCGCAGACGAGTATTTCTTCGACGCCGACCTGGTGTCCGGCTTCCCCACCGGCTACTACGACGTGCTGATCGAGGTCTACGATACCTTCGACGGTCGACTGGTCGCCGACTTCGGCCCGGAGAAATCCGCAGCGCTGTTCGATCTGCCGCTCGAGAGCGTCGCGCTGGACGCCAGCAACAGTGAGCCTGCAGTCGTCGTGTCCTCGCAGGGCGGTGGCGGCTCGGCGGGACTCATCTCCCTCGGTGGTTTGCTCGCTGCGCTCGGCCTGCGTCGCCGCCTTGGGCGCAAGTCATCGAGCGACTAG